The following coding sequences are from one Neurospora crassa OR74A linkage group I, whole genome shotgun sequence window:
- the matA-3 gene encoding mating-type protein A-3, with protein MSALDVDSISDIAPGLSPVTAIHYGRIQVMLFRSHLAEFAEEDLVYAMDNSVVVFGEEALLMVAPDESSIAICTYPFGLMMMEWGNWDILAVSPPSRTPTIPSESVLGISNQGGANVEQQEQSSHTIDMTLPSNFFEQSSVTQSNGTSRPRNQFVLYYQWLLDTLFSEDPSLSARNISQIVAGLWNSEHPAAKARFRELAEMEVHRHRAENPHLYPDQPRFPTTDPVPPRMRYPCVISPEDRQRILRMLDFVWEESNGQLAAEEAALNDVVQPQQAEEVGPFPDFEWEEPNHIIDMSTDLSVAQDPDFMMTEDDSMRFLLKQAS; from the exons ATGTCTGCCTTAGACGTTGATTCAATCAGCGACATCGCACCCGGTCTCAGCCCTGTGACTGCAATTCACTATGGCAGGATCCAGGTAATGCTGTTCAGGTCCCATCTGGCCGAATTTGCTGAAGAGGATCTTGTCTATGCGATGGACAACTCAGT TGTCGTGTTTGGCGAAGAGGCCTTGCTCATGGTTGCCCCCGACGAGTCCAGCATCGCGATCTGCACGTATCCATTTGGGCTCATGATGATGGAATGGGGAAACTGGGACATACTCGCAGTTTCGCCCCCTT CGCGAACTCCCACCATTCCAAGCGAGAGCGTCTTGGGCATCTCAAACCAAGGAGGTGCTAATGTTGAGCAGCAAGAGCAAAGCTCTCATACCATCGACATGACTCTGCCCAGCAACTTTTTTGAACAGAGTTCGGTAACTCAAAGCAATGGTACTAGCCGCCCGCGCAACCAATTCGTTCTCTACTACCAATGGCTGTTGGATACTCTGTTCTCCGAAGATCCGAGTCTTTCAGCTCGCAATATTT CTCAAATTGTTGCGGGCTTGTGGAACAGCGAGCACCCCGCGGCAAAAGCTCGCTTCAGGGAACTGGCGGAAATGGAGGttcatcgtcatcgagcTGAGAATCCTCACCTTTACCCCGACCAGCCGCGATTTCCCACCACCGATCCCGTTCCTCCTCGCATGAGATATCCTTGCGTAATCTCGCCCGAAGATCGGCAACGAATTTTGCGGATGCTCGACTTTGTCTGGGAAGAGTCGAACGGCCAGTTGGCTGCCGAAGAAGCCGCACTTAACGATGTTGTTCAACCTCAACAAGCCGAGGAGGTCGGCCCTTTCCCCGACTTCGAGTGGGAGGAGCCTAACCACATTATCGACATGTCGACCGACCTGTCCGTGGCCCAGGACCCGGACTTCATGATGACTGAGGACGACTCCATGCGATTCCTTCTCAAGCAGGCGTCCTGA
- the matA-2 gene encoding mating-type protein A-2: MQPKRSEQPAMFEENRASSQEGQDLEVMYKKLHQLQARLSRSVLSEAIKEFEENLRCLFHEAKLLLCSTRTKYRQSWFGSSNEFGSSDERRIIKTSCCIIESTNTILNFLSFLEKNRGLPFGGDQRLQQAAYKGQQFAFRLLRSLTLHKAAQEVPGKDFGLVYGKDVYVLNGHILHRSKQEIVGQAGGRNWHVDHTLHPLRRVPGTPWHKFFGNLEVGDDKQLRLFDDDAAVDSYRVGPQKFFVVIPETAEFILDEVSSEHQRVATIHTENGHVQPPAPTSIQQEALLRKLDFAMTTSLPGYVVEGQPEIVFHHEGLRQIPVDYSQERPLSILSHVFTRPALWGEGLELADHFDPRDGVQQEEHIYYI; encoded by the exons ATGCAACCTAAAAGGTCAGAGCAACCAGCTATGTTCGAAGAAAACCGTGCCTCTAGCCAGGAAGGCCAGGATCTCGAAGTGATGTACAAG AAACTCCATCAGCTACAGGCTAGGCTTTCCCGTTCAGTTCTTTCAGAGGCAATCAAGGAGTTCGAAGAGAACCTTCGGTGTCTTTTCCATGAAGCCAAGCTCTTGCTATGCTCAACGAGAACGAAGTATCGCCAAAGCTGGTTCGGGTCTAGCAACGAGTTCGGATCTAGCGACGAGAGAAGAATCATCAAGACATCATGCTGCATCATTGAGTCGACAAACACAATTCTTAACTTCCTCTCATTTCTTGAGAAGAATCGAGGATTGCCATTCGGTGGAGATCAAAGACTCCAACAAGCTGCCTACAAAGGCCAGCAGTTTGCGTTCCGCCTCCTTCGCTCACTTACACTTCACAAAGCTGCTCAGGAGGTTCCGGGAAAGGACTTTGGCTTGGTCTACGGAAAAGATGTGTACGTACTGAATGGACATATTTTGCACAGGTCGAAGCAAGAGATCGTGGGGCAGGCGGGAGGAAGAAACTGGCATGTCGACCATACCCTCCATCCTTTGAGGCGCGTTCCAGGCACCCCATGGCACAAGTTCTTTGGCAATCTTGAAGTTGGCGACGACAAGCAACTTCGCCTCTtcgatgatgatgcggcCGTCGACAGTTACCGAGTCGGTCCTCAGAAGTTCTTTGTGGTTATTCCGGAAACTGCTGAATTTATTTTGGACGAAGTCAGCAGCGAGCATCAGAGAGTCGCTACAATTCACACAGAG AATGGACATGTCCAGCCGCCAGCACCGACATCCATTCAGCAAGAA GCTCTCCTCAGGAAGTTGGACTTTGCCATGACAACATCATTGCCTGGTTATGTTGTAGAAGGACAACCTGAGATTGTGTTTCATCATGAAGGCTTACGCCAG ATCCCCGTTGACTACAGTCAGGAGCGCCCACTTAGCATTCTCTCCCATGTTTTCACTCGACCCGCACTTTGGGGAGAGGGTTTGGAGCTTGCTGATCACTTCGACCCGCGAGACGGTGTGCAGCAAGAGGAGCACATCTATTACATTTGA
- the matA-1 gene encoding mating-type protein A-1, whose product MSGVDQIVKTFADLAEDDREAAMRAFSRMMRRGTEPVRRIPAAKKKVNGFMGFRSYYSPLFSQLPQKERSPFMTILWQHDPFHNEWDFMCSVYSSIRTYLEQEKVTLQLWIHYAVGHLGVIIRDNYMASFGWNLVRFPNGTHDLERTALPLVQHNLQPMNGLCLLTKCLESGLPLANPHSVIAKLSDPSYDMIWFNKRPHRQQGHAVQTDESEVGVSAMFPRNHTVAAEVDGIINLPLSHWIQQGEFGTESGYSAQFETLLDSILENGHASSNDPYNMALAIDVPMMGFNGGA is encoded by the exons ATGTCGGGTGTCGATCAAATCGTCAAGACGTTCGCCGACCTCGCTGAGGACGACCGTGAAGCGGCAATGAGAGCTTTCTCAAGGATGatgcgtagaggtaccgaaCCTGTTCGCCGAATCCCCgcggcaaagaagaaggtcaaCGGCTTCATGGGTTTCAGAT CGTACTATTCCCCGCTCTTCTCTCAGCTCCCGCAAAAGGAGAGATCGCCCTTCATGACTATTCTCTGGCAGCATGATCCCTTCCACAATGAGTGGGATTTCATGTGCTCGGTGTATTCGTCAATCCGGACCTACCTTGAGCAGGAGAAGGTTACTCTGCAACTCTGGATTCACTATGCTGTCGGCCATCTGGGAGTGATTATCCGCGACAACTACATGGCATCCTTTGGCTGGAACCTCGTCCGTTTTCCCAACGGCACTCACGACCTCGAGCGCACGGCTCTTCCTTTGGTTCAGCACAATCTCCAGCCCATGAACGGCTTATGCCTGCTCACCAAGTGCCTCGAGAGCGGATTGCCTCTTGCCAATCCTCACTCTGTCATCGCCAAGCTTTCAGATCCTAGCTACGACATGATCTGGTTCAACAAGCGTCCTCACCGTCAGCAGGGACACGCCGTTCAAACTGATGAATCTGAAGTTGGAGTTTCGGCGATGTTCCCTCGCAATCACACGGTCGCTGCAGAGGTAGATGGCATCATCAATCTTCCTCTCTCCCATTGGATTCAGCAGGGAGAATTCGGTACCGAGTCTGGATACTCAGCTCAGTTTGAGACCTTGTTGGATTCAATTCTCGAGAATGGACACGCCTCCAGCAATGACCCTTACAACATGGCTCTGGCTATCGATGTTCCCATGATGG GATTTAACGGAGGAGCATAG
- the matA-1 gene encoding mating-type protein A-1, variant — protein MSGVDQIVKTFADLAEDDREAAMRAFSRMMRRGTEPVRRIPAAKKKVNGFMGFRSYYSPLFSQLPQKERSPFMTILWQHDPFHNEWDFMCSVYSSIRTYLEQEKVTLQLWIHYAVGHLGVIIRDNYMASFGWNLVRFPNGTHDLERTALPLVQHNLQPMNGLCLLTKCLESGLPLANPHSVIAKLSDPSYDMIWFNKRPHRQQGHAVQTDESEVGVSAMFPRNHTVAAEVDGIINLPLSHWIQQGEFGTESGYSAQFETLLDSILENGHASSNDPYNMALAIDVPMMG, from the exons ATGTCGGGTGTCGATCAAATCGTCAAGACGTTCGCCGACCTCGCTGAGGACGACCGTGAAGCGGCAATGAGAGCTTTCTCAAGGATGatgcgtagaggtaccgaaCCTGTTCGCCGAATCCCCgcggcaaagaagaaggtcaaCGGCTTCATGGGTTTCAGAT CGTACTATTCCCCGCTCTTCTCTCAGCTCCCGCAAAAGGAGAGATCGCCCTTCATGACTATTCTCTGGCAGCATGATCCCTTCCACAATGAGTGGGATTTCATGTGCTCGGTGTATTCGTCAATCCGGACCTACCTTGAGCAGGAGAAGGTTACTCTGCAACTCTGGATTCACTATGCTGTCGGCCATCTGGGAGTGATTATCCGCGACAACTACATGGCATCCTTTGGCTGGAACCTCGTCCGTTTTCCCAACGGCACTCACGACCTCGAGCGCACGGCTCTTCCTTTGGTTCAGCACAATCTCCAGCCCATGAACGGCTTATGCCTGCTCACCAAGTGCCTCGAGAGCGGATTGCCTCTTGCCAATCCTCACTCTGTCATCGCCAAGCTTTCAGATCCTAGCTACGACATGATCTGGTTCAACAAGCGTCCTCACCGTCAGCAGGGACACGCCGTTCAAACTGATGAATCTGAAGTTGGAGTTTCGGCGATGTTCCCTCGCAATCACACGGTCGCTGCAGAGGTAGATGGCATCATCAATCTTCCTCTCTCCCATTGGATTCAGCAGGGAGAATTCGGTACCGAGTCTGGATACTCAGCTCAGTTTGAGACCTTGTTGGATTCAATTCTCGAGAATGGACACGCCTCCAGCAATGACCCTTACAACATGGCTCTGGCTATCGATGTTCCCATGATGGGTTAG